Proteins co-encoded in one Ruegeria sp. HKCCD4315 genomic window:
- a CDS encoding nucleoside deaminase has translation MMFKSYMDQALAEARAAADRGEVPVGAVIVGPDGSVVAAAGNRTRELNDPTAHAEILTLREACARAGSERLPDHDLYVTLEPCAMCAAAMAAARIRRIYYGAADPKSGGVAHGARVFSHPQAHHVPEIYDGIAGDEAAELLKDFFASRRKDVPG, from the coding sequence ATGATGTTCAAATCTTATATGGATCAGGCTCTGGCCGAGGCACGCGCGGCAGCGGATCGCGGCGAGGTGCCAGTAGGGGCCGTTATCGTCGGACCGGACGGTTCCGTTGTTGCAGCGGCAGGAAACCGGACGCGCGAATTGAACGACCCAACCGCGCATGCCGAAATTCTTACCCTACGGGAGGCATGCGCGCGTGCAGGGTCCGAGCGGTTGCCGGACCATGATCTCTACGTCACGCTGGAACCCTGTGCGATGTGTGCAGCGGCCATGGCAGCCGCGCGCATACGGCGAATTTACTACGGCGCGGCCGATCCCAAGTCAGGGGGCGTGGCGCATGGCGCGCGCGTGTTCTCACACCCGCAGGCGCATCACGTACCCGAGATTTACGATGGGATCGCCGGTGACGAAGCAGCAGAGCTTTTGAAAGACTTCTTTGCTTCGCGCCGCAAAGACGTGCCGGGCTGA
- a CDS encoding pseudouridine synthase has translation MNKTPPPGDRIAKVLARAGIASRREAERMIEAGRVAVNGKIIDSPALNVTAKDKIVVDGKPVSEPEPSRLWLYHKPAGLVTTTRDEKGRETIFDKLPEDMPRVMSVGRLDLNSEGLLLLTNDGGIKRKLELPSTGWLRKYRVRVNGRPKDEDFEPLRKGLVIEGERFQPMTVSLDRQQGANAWLTIGLREGKNREIRRAMEDIGFTVNRLLRVSYGPFQLGSLKQGEVEEIRRRVMRDQLGLDGDVKPDAAPKRTARPQRKRAPIGKKPRK, from the coding sequence ATGAACAAGACCCCTCCTCCTGGCGACCGGATCGCCAAAGTTCTGGCCCGTGCTGGCATCGCATCGCGGCGTGAGGCTGAGCGCATGATCGAAGCAGGCCGTGTGGCCGTGAATGGCAAGATCATCGATAGCCCTGCCCTGAACGTCACGGCAAAAGACAAGATCGTTGTCGATGGCAAACCCGTCTCGGAACCCGAGCCCTCGCGCCTGTGGTTGTACCACAAGCCTGCGGGATTGGTGACAACCACGCGCGACGAAAAAGGCCGCGAAACGATTTTCGACAAGCTGCCCGAAGATATGCCGCGGGTTATGAGCGTCGGACGGCTTGACCTGAACTCCGAAGGATTGCTGCTGCTGACCAATGATGGCGGGATCAAGCGCAAGCTTGAACTGCCCTCGACCGGTTGGTTGCGCAAATATCGCGTGCGGGTGAATGGTCGACCAAAGGACGAAGATTTCGAACCACTGCGCAAAGGGTTAGTGATCGAAGGCGAGCGCTTTCAGCCGATGACCGTATCGCTGGATCGCCAGCAAGGGGCTAATGCCTGGCTGACCATTGGCCTACGGGAAGGCAAGAACCGCGAAATCCGCCGCGCGATGGAAGATATCGGCTTCACTGTGAACCGCCTGTTGCGCGTGTCTTACGGCCCGTTCCAATTGGGTAGCCTGAAGCAAGGCGAGGTTGAAGAGATCCGCCGCCGGGTGATGCGCGATCAACTTGGGCTGGACGGAGACGTGAAACCCGATGCCGCACCAAAACGCACTGCCCGACCGCAAAGAAAACGGGCACCAATCGGCAAGAAACCTCGCAAGTGA
- a CDS encoding 5-bromo-4-chloroindolyl phosphate hydrolysis family protein, with protein MAKRFGGKYSPQGDTSGDSPLPRGQFDGARVEPAGARANLLFLPAIPLVFLSLNDGAIGMTIGLIAAGILTAAAFLLREGLRAEAAYNARKTARRPAFPRKIFASILTGLGAGLATYRTEFLDAETAAQASLLAPVLFGVAATVLHSVSFGIDPMKDKGMEGIDTFQQDRVARVVDDAEKHLSEMTDAIKRAGDRRVEARVKRFQDTARDLFRTVEEDPRDLAGARKYLTVYLQGARDATVKFADVYARTRDAQALADYSALLDDLEQNFAARTRKMLLDDRSDLTVEIDVLRERLQREGVRLD; from the coding sequence ATGGCAAAGCGGTTTGGCGGCAAGTACAGCCCGCAGGGCGATACCTCGGGCGATTCACCTCTGCCAAGGGGGCAATTTGACGGCGCACGGGTTGAACCTGCTGGTGCGCGGGCGAACCTTCTGTTTCTTCCGGCCATTCCTTTGGTGTTTTTGTCGCTGAACGATGGTGCGATCGGCATGACCATCGGGCTTATCGCAGCTGGTATCTTGACAGCTGCCGCGTTCCTGCTGCGCGAAGGTCTGCGGGCCGAAGCCGCATATAACGCCCGAAAGACCGCCCGACGGCCTGCTTTTCCGCGCAAGATATTTGCAAGCATTCTGACTGGTCTGGGTGCAGGACTTGCCACGTACAGGACCGAGTTTCTGGATGCAGAAACCGCCGCACAAGCCAGCTTGTTGGCCCCGGTGCTTTTTGGAGTGGCGGCAACCGTTCTGCACTCGGTCTCATTCGGCATTGATCCGATGAAAGACAAAGGCATGGAAGGGATCGACACCTTTCAACAAGACCGCGTGGCCCGCGTTGTCGATGATGCCGAGAAACATCTGTCTGAGATGACCGACGCCATCAAACGCGCAGGCGACCGCAGGGTCGAAGCCCGCGTCAAACGGTTTCAGGACACCGCGCGGGATCTGTTCCGCACGGTCGAAGAAGACCCCCGCGATCTGGCCGGTGCCAGAAAGTACCTGACTGTCTATCTGCAGGGCGCACGGGACGCGACCGTCAAGTTTGCTGACGTCTACGCCCGAACCCGCGATGCGCAGGCGCTTGCGGATTATTCTGCGCTGCTTGACGATCTGGAACAGAATTTCGCCGCGCGTACGCGCAAAATGCTATTGGATGACCGCAGTGATCTGACGGTTGAAATTGACGTGCTGCGCGAAAGGTTGCAGCGCGAGGGCGTCCGGTTGGACTGA
- a CDS encoding toxic anion resistance protein, which yields MSDEIKNKAVQAETLVQEVTAVALPEPQAEVVSLEDADEPVSAEIRKRMDEIDMGNTNSIVSFGSSAQAELQEISQAMLADVRNKDVGPAGDSLRNIVTTIRGFSVSELDVRRERSWWEKLLGKAAPFAKFTAQYEEVQGQIDRITDDLLSHEHTLLKDIKSLDLLYEKTLGFYDELALYIAAGEEKLTELDSHDIPEKEAEVEAAPEDQQVMKAQELRDMRAARDDLERRVHDLKLTRQVTMQSLPSIRLVQENDKSLVTKINSTLVNTVPLWETQLAQAVTIQRSAEAAAAVRDANDLTNELLTSNAANLRESNKMIREEMERGVFDIEAVKQANADLIGTINESLAIADEGKAKRAAAEVELQKMETELRDTLAAAKARRDGIGDNSGTSVPG from the coding sequence ATGTCCGATGAGATCAAGAACAAGGCAGTTCAGGCCGAAACTCTGGTGCAGGAAGTCACAGCCGTAGCTTTGCCTGAACCTCAGGCCGAGGTCGTGTCGCTGGAAGACGCCGACGAACCCGTCAGTGCCGAAATCCGCAAGCGGATGGATGAAATCGACATGGGCAACACCAACTCGATCGTGTCTTTCGGATCGTCCGCACAGGCCGAACTGCAGGAAATCAGTCAGGCCATGCTGGCGGATGTGCGCAACAAGGATGTGGGCCCCGCCGGGGACAGCCTACGCAATATCGTCACCACGATACGAGGGTTCTCGGTCAGTGAACTGGACGTGCGCCGCGAACGCAGCTGGTGGGAAAAACTGCTGGGCAAGGCCGCGCCGTTTGCCAAGTTCACCGCCCAGTACGAAGAAGTTCAGGGCCAGATCGACCGCATAACCGACGACCTTCTGAGCCATGAGCATACGCTGCTGAAGGACATCAAATCGCTTGATCTGCTGTATGAAAAGACGCTGGGCTTTTATGACGAACTGGCACTGTATATCGCAGCAGGCGAGGAAAAGCTGACCGAATTGGACAGCCACGACATTCCCGAGAAAGAAGCCGAAGTTGAGGCCGCGCCCGAAGATCAACAGGTTATGAAAGCGCAAGAGCTGCGCGACATGCGTGCCGCGCGCGACGATCTGGAACGCCGGGTTCATGACCTGAAGCTGACCCGCCAAGTCACGATGCAGTCGCTGCCCTCAATCCGGTTGGTGCAGGAAAACGACAAGTCGCTGGTGACCAAGATCAACTCGACGCTGGTGAACACAGTTCCTCTGTGGGAAACCCAGCTGGCGCAAGCTGTCACCATCCAGCGCAGCGCCGAGGCTGCAGCCGCCGTACGTGACGCCAATGATCTGACAAACGAACTGCTGACCTCGAATGCAGCCAACCTGCGGGAATCCAACAAGATGATCCGCGAGGAAATGGAGCGCGGCGTGTTCGACATTGAAGCCGTCAAGCAGGCCAATGCTGACCTGATCGGAACTATCAACGAAAGCTTGGCGATTGCGGACGAAGGTAAAGCGAAACGCGCGGCGGCTGAGGTCGAATTGCAAAAGATGGAGACCGAATTGCGTGACACGCTGGCCGCTGCCAAAGCGCGCCGGGACGGGATTGGTGACAATTCCGGTACGTCGGTTCCTGGCTAA
- a CDS encoding DUF2927 domain-containing protein — MTSVLALANCDETLTSTVAPQPRPEPAPTAANAYVPPSAASQDLARFYQRVERDLLVRGLLRTDGGGPDTPYDADDLARNFEAIAFYSEYPTQSVSIGSRQTDGQLSRWSGPVRIQTEFGPSVLPETRTKDADQVRVFAGRLAGLTQHPISVVSRNANFHVFFAGKDDSAYVASRLKQLIPNISQASLDLVANPRANFDCLVFASATRASPYKYVRAVALIRAELTDLVRRSCIHEEIAQGLGLSNDSPAARPSIFNDDDEFALLTSHDEKLLTMLYDQRLQPGVGVDDARPVVRIIARELMGQPL, encoded by the coding sequence GTGACTTCGGTGTTGGCCTTGGCCAATTGCGATGAAACCCTGACATCCACTGTTGCGCCGCAACCCCGGCCCGAACCCGCACCGACAGCGGCTAATGCGTATGTACCGCCCTCTGCCGCCAGTCAGGATCTGGCGCGCTTCTACCAGCGGGTTGAACGCGACCTTCTGGTTCGGGGGCTGTTGCGTACAGATGGCGGCGGACCGGATACGCCCTATGATGCCGACGATCTGGCCCGTAACTTCGAAGCAATCGCGTTTTACAGCGAATATCCGACGCAGAGTGTTTCGATCGGTTCTCGCCAGACAGATGGGCAGCTGAGCCGTTGGTCCGGCCCCGTGCGCATCCAGACCGAGTTTGGCCCTTCGGTTTTGCCCGAAACGCGGACTAAGGACGCGGATCAGGTTCGCGTGTTCGCAGGCCGTCTGGCCGGTTTGACCCAGCACCCGATTTCGGTTGTGTCGCGCAACGCCAACTTCCATGTCTTTTTCGCAGGCAAGGACGACAGCGCCTATGTCGCGTCGCGCCTGAAGCAATTGATCCCGAATATCAGCCAGGCTTCGCTGGATCTTGTTGCCAACCCACGCGCCAATTTCGACTGTCTGGTCTTTGCCTCTGCGACCAGGGCGTCGCCCTACAAATATGTGCGTGCAGTCGCGTTGATCCGGGCCGAACTGACCGATCTGGTACGCCGCAGTTGTATTCACGAAGAGATTGCGCAGGGACTTGGTCTGTCCAATGACAGCCCCGCAGCACGGCCTTCGATTTTCAACGATGATGATGAGTTTGCGCTGCTGACCAGCCATGACGAGAAACTGTTGACGATGCTGTATGATCAGCGCCTGCAACCTGGTGTGGGCGTGGATGATGCGCGCCCCGTCGTACGTATTATTGCCCGCGAGTTAATGGGTCAGCCGCTCTGA
- a CDS encoding SPFH domain-containing protein: MGIFDFLTGEFIDVIHWVDDTRDTMVWRFEREGHEIKYGAKLTVREGQAAVFVHEGQLADVFTPGLYMLETNNMPIMTTLQHWDHGFQSPFKSEIYFVNTTRFNDLKWGTKNPIMLRDPEFGPTRIRAYGTYTVRVKDPAKFLVEIVGTDGEFTMDEISFQVRNIIVQEFSRVISGSGIPVLDMAANTADLGKLIAAEVSPVLDSYGLEMPEFYIENISLPPAVEAALDKRTSMGLAGDLGKFTQYSAAEAMTAAANNPGQGGGMGAGLGMGMGMAMAQQMSNMAAGQPSGPWGSPAPAAPQPAAHAAPPPPPPVEHVWHIAVDGQTSGPFSKAKMGRMASEGELTRDTYVWTAGQDGWKKAGDVQELAQLFTILPPPPPGT; encoded by the coding sequence ATGGGAATTTTCGATTTTCTGACCGGAGAATTCATTGACGTTATTCATTGGGTGGATGACACCCGTGATACGATGGTCTGGCGGTTTGAGCGTGAGGGGCACGAGATCAAGTACGGTGCCAAACTGACCGTGCGCGAAGGTCAGGCGGCAGTATTTGTGCATGAAGGGCAATTGGCCGACGTGTTTACGCCGGGTCTCTATATGCTTGAGACCAACAACATGCCCATCATGACCACCCTTCAGCATTGGGATCACGGCTTTCAGTCGCCGTTCAAATCCGAGATCTATTTCGTCAACACAACTCGGTTCAACGACCTGAAATGGGGCACCAAAAACCCGATCATGCTGCGCGACCCCGAGTTCGGGCCAACCCGTATTCGGGCCTATGGCACCTACACGGTGCGTGTAAAGGACCCAGCCAAGTTCCTTGTCGAAATCGTCGGGACAGACGGCGAATTCACAATGGATGAAATCAGCTTTCAGGTGCGCAATATCATCGTGCAGGAGTTCAGCCGCGTCATCTCGGGCTCAGGCATTCCAGTGCTGGACATGGCCGCAAACACCGCCGATTTGGGCAAGCTGATCGCTGCCGAAGTTTCGCCGGTCTTGGACAGCTATGGGCTGGAAATGCCGGAATTTTACATTGAAAACATCTCGCTGCCGCCTGCGGTCGAGGCAGCGCTGGATAAGCGGACCTCGATGGGGTTGGCGGGCGATCTGGGCAAGTTCACGCAGTATTCAGCAGCAGAAGCGATGACAGCGGCAGCCAACAATCCGGGTCAAGGCGGCGGCATGGGTGCTGGTCTTGGCATGGGTATGGGCATGGCGATGGCACAGCAAATGTCGAACATGGCAGCGGGCCAGCCGAGCGGCCCGTGGGGATCGCCCGCCCCCGCTGCCCCACAACCAGCAGCACACGCGGCACCGCCTCCGCCACCACCTGTCGAGCATGTGTGGCATATCGCCGTGGATGGTCAGACAAGTGGGCCGTTTTCCAAAGCCAAGATGGGACGCATGGCCAGCGAAGGCGAACTGACACGTGACACATATGTCTGGACCGCAGGACAAGACGGTTGGAAAAAGGCAGGCGACGTGCAGGAACTTGCGCAGTTGTTCACAATCCTGCCGCCTCCTCCGCCTGGAACGTGA
- a CDS encoding TFIIB-type zinc finger domain-containing protein translates to MTHVTAPDPTEHRFPCDQCGADYRFNPGDGTLTCDHCGHSEPISAGPWGGASLRELDFDAAIADRLPDSEIEETRVLSCPNCAAQVEFDPNTHAAECPFCATPVVTDTGINRHIKPKGVLPFAFDERSAHKAMGDWLGRLWFAPNGLKEYARKGRKMQGIYVPYWTFDADTKSSYRGERGTVYYETRTVMRDGKRVQQQVPKVRWTPKSGRVARFFDDVLVLASKSLPKRYTDALEPWDLPALEPYQPEYLAGFRAEAYSVELREGYAEARAHMARVIERDVRFDIGGDRQRIHAVDTDVRDVTFKHILLPVWMAAYKYRGQTYRFVVNGRTGRVQGERPWSAIKITIAVVLGLLVAAGVGYLAATGQ, encoded by the coding sequence ATGACACACGTCACCGCCCCTGACCCGACCGAACACCGTTTCCCCTGCGACCAGTGTGGCGCTGACTACCGGTTCAACCCTGGTGATGGTACCTTAACCTGTGATCATTGCGGGCATTCCGAGCCGATCAGTGCCGGGCCGTGGGGCGGTGCAAGTCTGCGAGAGCTGGACTTTGACGCCGCCATCGCTGACCGCCTGCCGGACAGCGAGATCGAGGAAACCCGCGTTCTGTCCTGCCCAAACTGTGCCGCGCAGGTGGAGTTCGACCCGAACACGCATGCAGCAGAATGCCCGTTTTGCGCCACACCAGTCGTGACAGATACCGGGATCAACCGGCATATCAAACCAAAAGGCGTATTGCCTTTTGCATTCGACGAACGATCAGCCCACAAGGCGATGGGCGATTGGTTGGGGCGATTGTGGTTCGCACCAAACGGGTTGAAGGAATATGCACGCAAAGGGCGCAAGATGCAGGGTATTTACGTGCCCTATTGGACCTTCGACGCCGACACCAAGTCTTCGTATCGCGGCGAACGCGGCACTGTCTATTATGAAACCCGCACCGTAATGCGAGACGGCAAGCGGGTTCAGCAACAAGTGCCAAAGGTACGCTGGACCCCCAAGTCCGGCCGCGTCGCGCGGTTTTTTGACGACGTGTTGGTGTTGGCCTCCAAATCGCTTCCAAAACGCTACACCGACGCGCTGGAGCCCTGGGATCTGCCCGCGCTGGAACCTTATCAGCCCGAATACCTGGCCGGTTTCCGTGCTGAAGCCTACAGCGTTGAACTGCGGGAAGGATACGCCGAAGCCCGCGCCCATATGGCGCGCGTAATTGAACGGGACGTTCGTTTTGACATCGGCGGGGACCGTCAGCGCATTCATGCGGTCGATACAGATGTGCGTGATGTCACGTTCAAGCATATCCTTCTGCCGGTTTGGATGGCCGCCTATAAATACCGCGGCCAGACCTACCGATTTGTGGTCAATGGCCGGACCGGACGGGTTCAAGGCGAACGTCCTTGGTCAGCGATCAAAATCACCATCGCTGTTGTACTAGGTTTGTTGGTGGCTGCGGGTGTCGGGTATTTGGCGGCCACCGGGCAATAG
- a CDS encoding nitroreductase family protein — protein sequence MSLAELNTLLKDRYSCRAFLSEPVPRAQIEQIVTSASQVPSWCNAQPWQLVITSADETDAFRKAMLAEAVSGTPAPDLPFPTSYSGVYQDRRRACGWALYEAVGVERGDRAGSAQQMMQNFALFGAPHCAILSSPAELGPYGAMDCGGFVTAFALAAQALGIATIPQAALATYGPFLHRYFQIPEDRLILCAISFGYADPDHPANSFRTKRAAPSDFVEWRD from the coding sequence GTGTCGTTAGCTGAACTGAATACTCTGCTGAAAGACCGCTATTCCTGCCGTGCGTTTCTATCAGAACCAGTACCGCGAGCGCAGATCGAACAGATCGTCACCAGCGCATCCCAAGTCCCTAGCTGGTGCAATGCACAACCCTGGCAGTTGGTGATCACCAGCGCAGATGAAACAGATGCGTTCCGTAAAGCAATGTTAGCTGAGGCTGTCAGCGGAACCCCAGCACCGGATCTGCCGTTTCCAACCTCCTACTCCGGCGTGTACCAGGATCGCCGCCGCGCCTGTGGTTGGGCGCTGTACGAAGCTGTTGGGGTGGAACGCGGGGACCGCGCCGGGTCGGCGCAGCAAATGATGCAGAACTTTGCCCTGTTTGGCGCACCGCATTGCGCCATCCTTTCAAGCCCGGCTGAGCTTGGCCCCTATGGCGCGATGGATTGCGGTGGTTTTGTCACGGCCTTCGCGCTGGCAGCCCAAGCGTTGGGGATCGCGACCATACCACAAGCCGCATTGGCTACTTACGGTCCATTCTTGCATCGCTATTTTCAGATCCCCGAAGACCGCTTGATCCTGTGCGCGATTTCTTTTGGCTATGCGGACCCTGATCATCCTGCAAACAGCTTTCGCACAAAACGCGCCGCACCGAGTGACTTTGTGGAATGGCGGGATTAA
- the dtd gene encoding D-aminoacyl-tRNA deacylase, producing the protein MRAVLQRVSHAKVSVDDTVAGSCGQGLMILVCAMQGDGNEQAKKLAEKAAKIRIFKDDAGKMNRSLLDIGGSALVISQFTLAADTKSGNRPGFSTAAPPDQGERLYKEFANHLAAQGVAVETGQFGADMAVELVNDGPVTIWIEN; encoded by the coding sequence TTGCGCGCAGTATTGCAGAGGGTATCGCATGCCAAAGTGTCGGTTGATGACACTGTCGCAGGATCATGTGGACAGGGGTTGATGATTCTTGTTTGCGCCATGCAGGGCGACGGCAACGAGCAGGCCAAGAAGCTTGCCGAAAAGGCGGCCAAGATCCGCATCTTCAAAGACGATGCGGGGAAAATGAACCGCTCACTTCTGGATATTGGCGGATCGGCGTTGGTGATCAGCCAGTTTACACTCGCCGCCGATACAAAAAGCGGCAACCGGCCGGGGTTTTCAACCGCAGCCCCGCCGGATCAGGGTGAACGCCTGTATAAAGAATTTGCAAATCACTTGGCCGCGCAAGGTGTTGCGGTGGAAACCGGGCAGTTTGGGGCTGACATGGCGGTCGAACTTGTAAATGACGGCCCCGTCACGATCTGGATTGAGAATTGA
- a CDS encoding DUF4147 domain-containing protein: MDITKQAVSFWQAGVDAVDGFAATKAALPGVPKPDRILAVGKPAAAMARAALAQFGPIPTLVVTKDEHGRDLPESVEVIEASHPVPDDRSLAGGRALRVAMEQMPPGSHVLLLVSGGASSLAEDLVTGTSLRDLEALNRRLLSEGMDIRAMNAERRKLSRIKGGGLLSHFKGAQATVLAISDVPGDDLNVIGSGIGALPDDYSFTATTQIVASNAHARNAAALAASEAGQTVLANDEALHDDYLRVAAKLGSMLRGMDKGVMIFGGEPTVVLPGHPGRGGRNQALALALAKEISGQTNLTVVVGGTDGTDGPTNAAGGIVTGATWVDAAETYLQNADSGTFLDSAGALLVTGPTGTNVMDLIVAIRV, translated from the coding sequence ATGGATATCACAAAGCAAGCCGTTTCGTTTTGGCAGGCCGGAGTTGATGCGGTCGATGGGTTCGCTGCTACCAAGGCCGCACTGCCGGGTGTTCCCAAGCCCGATCGGATTCTCGCGGTCGGCAAACCCGCTGCCGCGATGGCACGTGCGGCGCTGGCTCAGTTTGGTCCGATCCCCACTCTTGTGGTCACCAAAGACGAACACGGTCGCGATCTTCCCGAGTCGGTCGAGGTGATCGAGGCCTCTCATCCGGTGCCGGATGACCGCAGCCTTGCGGGTGGGCGCGCGCTCCGCGTTGCGATGGAGCAGATGCCGCCGGGCTCTCATGTCCTTCTGTTGGTTTCAGGCGGCGCGTCCTCGTTGGCCGAGGATCTTGTGACCGGCACATCTTTACGCGATCTGGAGGCGTTGAACCGCAGACTGCTGTCTGAGGGAATGGACATTCGGGCGATGAACGCCGAGCGGCGCAAGCTGTCACGCATCAAGGGCGGCGGCTTGCTGTCTCATTTCAAAGGCGCACAGGCGACTGTTCTGGCGATTTCAGACGTGCCCGGCGACGATCTCAATGTCATTGGCTCGGGCATTGGAGCTTTGCCAGATGACTACAGCTTCACTGCGACGACACAGATCGTGGCGTCAAACGCACATGCCCGAAATGCGGCTGCCTTAGCAGCAAGCGAAGCGGGTCAAACGGTTCTGGCCAATGACGAAGCGCTGCACGATGACTATCTGCGAGTGGCGGCAAAGCTTGGATCGATGCTACGCGGCATGGACAAGGGTGTGATGATCTTTGGCGGTGAACCGACCGTGGTTCTACCCGGTCACCCAGGGCGCGGTGGGCGAAATCAGGCACTGGCGCTTGCATTGGCCAAAGAGATCTCAGGTCAAACGAACCTGACGGTTGTTGTTGGTGGTACAGATGGCACGGACGGCCCAACAAACGCAGCCGGAGGGATCGTGACTGGCGCAACTTGGGTGGACGCAGCCGAAACCTACCTTCAAAACGCTGACAGCGGTACTTTTCTGGATTCAGCGGGTGCGCTTTTGGTGACAGGACCAACCGGGACCAACGTAATGGATCTAATTGTCGCAATACGCGTATGA
- a CDS encoding ABC transporter substrate-binding protein, translating to MNEQITHMAGQVTAGKMTRREFMGKAAALGVSAAMASTMFADAARAAGPKKGGDLKFGLQGGESTNSLDPATYASSVPFQNGKQFGDQLVEVAPDGTIEPRLAESVEGSADAKVWTFKLRQGVEFHNGKTMTSEDVLKTMQRHSNEDSKSGALGIMKGIESMKADGDNFQVTLTEPNADLPYLMADYHLIVQPDGGMENPGAGIGTGPYKVEVDEPGVRHLYTKFENHWNSDFGNFDSVEVIVINDATARTAALQSGQVHAINRVEPKVADLLGRAPNLTVHSTAGRGHYVFIMHIDTAPFDSNELRLALKHAINREDLVEKVLRGYGSIGNDMPINAAYPLFDETIPQREFSVEKAAEHYQKSGHDGSPIILRVADGAFPGAVDAAALFQQSAAEAGIPLEIKREPNDGYWSEVWNVQPFCASYWGGRPVQDQMYATAYLSTADWNDTRFKVPAFDDLLFAARAELDPEKRKGIYSQMGMMVRDEGGLICPMFNDFVEGISNQLDGWETDPTQELMNGNMSRKMWFV from the coding sequence ATGAACGAACAAATCACGCACATGGCCGGCCAGGTCACCGCCGGGAAGATGACCCGCCGCGAATTTATGGGGAAAGCTGCGGCTTTAGGCGTCTCGGCAGCGATGGCCAGCACGATGTTTGCGGATGCCGCGCGGGCGGCAGGGCCCAAAAAAGGCGGTGACCTGAAGTTTGGCCTGCAAGGTGGCGAATCAACTAACTCGCTTGACCCGGCGACCTATGCAAGCTCAGTTCCCTTCCAGAACGGCAAACAATTCGGCGATCAGTTGGTTGAAGTGGCACCCGATGGCACCATCGAACCGCGCCTGGCAGAAAGCGTAGAAGGTAGCGCAGACGCCAAAGTATGGACATTTAAGCTGCGTCAAGGCGTTGAGTTCCACAACGGAAAAACGATGACCAGCGAAGACGTGCTTAAAACGATGCAGCGTCACTCGAACGAAGACTCGAAATCTGGTGCGCTTGGCATCATGAAAGGTATCGAGTCCATGAAAGCTGACGGGGACAACTTCCAAGTCACGCTGACTGAGCCAAACGCTGACCTGCCCTATCTGATGGCCGACTATCATTTGATCGTTCAGCCTGACGGAGGGATGGAGAATCCTGGCGCAGGCATCGGAACCGGACCTTATAAGGTAGAAGTGGATGAACCCGGTGTACGCCACCTTTACACAAAGTTCGAAAACCACTGGAACTCGGATTTCGGAAATTTCGACAGTGTAGAAGTGATCGTGATCAACGATGCTACGGCCCGCACGGCCGCGCTTCAATCTGGACAAGTTCACGCAATCAACCGGGTCGAACCGAAAGTGGCCGACCTTTTGGGACGCGCGCCAAACCTGACAGTGCACTCGACCGCAGGTCGCGGGCACTATGTCTTCATCATGCACATTGACACTGCACCGTTCGACAGCAACGAACTGCGCCTCGCTCTGAAACACGCCATCAACCGAGAGGATCTGGTTGAGAAAGTGCTTCGAGGCTATGGTTCGATCGGGAACGACATGCCGATCAACGCGGCTTACCCGCTGTTTGATGAGACTATTCCGCAGCGCGAATTCAGCGTTGAAAAGGCCGCTGAGCATTATCAAAAGTCGGGCCATGACGGTTCGCCAATTATTCTGCGTGTGGCAGATGGCGCCTTCCCTGGTGCGGTAGATGCAGCGGCCCTGTTCCAACAGTCTGCAGCAGAAGCTGGAATTCCGCTTGAGATCAAGCGTGAGCCAAATGATGGCTACTGGTCGGAAGTCTGGAATGTTCAGCCATTCTGCGCGTCCTACTGGGGTGGCCGTCCGGTTCAGGATCAAATGTATGCGACTGCCTATCTGTCGACTGCGGACTGGAACGACACGCGGTTCAAGGTCCCGGCCTTCGACGACTTGCTGTTCGCCGCACGTGCTGAACTTGACCCTGAAAAGCGCAAAGGTATCTACAGCCAGATGGGCATGATGGTCCGCGATGAAGGCGGTCTGATCTGTCCGATGTTCAACGACTTTGTTGAGGGCATCAGCAACCAGTTGGACGGTTGGGAAACCGACCCGACACAAGAGCTGATGAACGGCAATATGTCCCGCAAAATGTGGTTCGTCTGA